A region of Bombilactobacillus folatiphilus DNA encodes the following proteins:
- a CDS encoding lipoate--protein ligase has translation MYYVVMQSHDIRDNLATEQYLMNNKNFDEPLVLFYIEGPCIIVGRNQNTLEELNNDYVREHQITVTRRLSGGGAVYQDLGNLCFSFVVDAQDEEFGNFKKITQPIVDALHRLGATGAEVSGRNDILIDGKKFSGNAMYTKNGKTFSHGTLSYNVDLDVLTKALHVQKDKIASKGIKSIRSRVTNIRPYLDQQYQQLTTEQFRDVLLLSLFQANDLSQIKDHEYHITAEDQKAIEQLKQDIYYNWDWVYGKSPEFTVKNRKHFDMGTIDARFLIEHGKIAQAKFYGDFFGTQNVGELEQQLQGTIYDYDHLAQKLQAMDLNQYFTGVRAEDLIELVTP, from the coding sequence GTGTACTATGTTGTAATGCAATCGCATGATATCCGTGATAATTTGGCGACAGAACAGTATCTAATGAATAATAAAAACTTTGATGAACCGCTGGTTCTCTTTTATATTGAAGGACCGTGCATTATTGTCGGACGCAATCAAAATACGTTGGAAGAATTAAATAATGATTATGTGCGCGAACATCAAATTACTGTGACGCGACGATTATCCGGGGGTGGTGCCGTCTATCAAGATTTGGGTAATCTTTGTTTTAGCTTTGTGGTGGATGCCCAAGATGAAGAGTTTGGCAATTTCAAAAAGATCACCCAACCGATTGTAGATGCATTACATCGTTTAGGAGCTACGGGCGCTGAGGTTTCAGGGCGCAATGATATTTTGATTGATGGTAAGAAGTTTTCGGGCAATGCAATGTACACCAAGAATGGCAAGACATTCTCGCATGGTACTTTGTCTTATAATGTGGATTTAGATGTTTTGACTAAAGCCTTGCATGTGCAAAAAGATAAAATTGCGTCGAAGGGGATTAAATCAATTCGCAGTCGCGTCACGAATATTCGACCTTATTTGGATCAACAATATCAGCAATTAACGACCGAACAGTTTCGGGACGTTTTGTTGTTGAGTTTATTTCAAGCTAATGATTTATCCCAGATTAAAGATCATGAATACCACATCACTGCTGAAGATCAAAAAGCGATTGAGCAGTTAAAACAAGATATTTATTACAATTGGGATTGGGTTTATGGTAAATCGCCCGAATTCACGGTGAAAAATCGCAAACATTTTGATATGGGAACGATTGACGCCCGCTTTTTAATTGAACATGGCAAAATTGCTCAAGCCAAATTTTATGGTGATTTCTTTGGGACGCAAAATGTTGGAGAATTAGAGCAGCAATTACAAGGTACGATTTATGATTACGATCACTTAGCACAAAAACTGCAGGCTATGGATTTGAATCAGTATTTTACAGGTGTACGGGCAGAGGATTTGATTGAATTGGTGACACCATAG
- a CDS encoding GNAT family N-acetyltransferase: MNKKINFYEVRETNRENFRDLLLLGDEDSLEVNKYINNGQLFAAEIESRVVAIALVMKLNQHTLELKNIAVLPEYQKLGIGRKMISFIENFAIKETTEFVVGTGDADIQNILFYLRNGFRFDKIKIFFLRIIKKRFYRMVSLPKRYGHVEKGNN, from the coding sequence ATGAACAAAAAAATTAATTTCTACGAAGTACGGGAAACAAACAGAGAAAATTTCAGAGACTTACTTTTACTGGGAGATGAAGATAGTCTTGAGGTTAATAAATATATAAATAATGGACAATTGTTTGCCGCAGAAATAGAGTCTAGAGTGGTCGCGATTGCGTTAGTTATGAAGCTAAATCAACACACTTTAGAGCTGAAAAATATTGCCGTACTACCGGAATACCAAAAATTAGGAATAGGTCGTAAAATGATTTCATTTATAGAAAATTTTGCGATTAAAGAAACGACTGAATTTGTTGTTGGTACTGGAGATGCAGATATTCAAAATATCCTTTTTTATTTAAGAAATGGATTTAGATTTGATAAAATAAAAATTTTTTTTTTGCGCATTATCAAAAAAAGATTTTATCGAATGGTATCTCTACCTAAAAGATATGGTCATGTTGAAAAAGGAAATAACTAA
- a CDS encoding PTS lactose/cellobiose transporter subunit IIA, which yields MDEEENLQTVMGLIMNGGNAKGAAVEAIKAAKTGDFEQAAAKLKQSDEFLSEAHNAQTGMLTQEASGEHTPVTLLMVHGQDHIMNAITFRDMAGEIVDLYKQLAEK from the coding sequence ATGGACGAAGAAGAAAATTTACAAACAGTCATGGGACTGATTATGAATGGTGGCAATGCCAAGGGTGCAGCTGTGGAAGCCATTAAAGCTGCTAAAACTGGCGATTTTGAGCAAGCTGCTGCCAAATTGAAGCAGTCTGATGAATTTTTGAGTGAAGCACACAATGCCCAAACCGGTATGTTGACGCAAGAAGCTAGTGGTGAACATACACCTGTCACTTTGTTGATGGTGCATGGGCAAGACCATATTATGAATGCGATCACTTTTCGGGATATGGCAGGAGAAATTGTTGACTTGTATAAGCAATTAGCCGAAAAGTAA
- a CDS encoding MDR family MFS transporter: MLIIVLLVGTFCTVLNQTLLSTALPKLMSTFNVSTATVQWLTTGFLMVNGIMIPLSAYLATTINTKWLYVSAMVIFLIGTIVAFLAPSFGVLLAARLIQAVGVGITMPLLQTIMLSLFPAESRGAALGLVGIVVGFAPAIGPTLSGWIVDNMSWRDLFGLLIPIVLIVVILALIFMKPVIETHKQKLDWVSLVFSTVGFGALLYGFSDAGNDGWDSAGVIASLVVGVIVVILFVWRQLVIDKPFLELRVFKTRDFTIAAILSSIVTIAMLGVSTVLPLYLQIVHGMSALKSGLILLPAALVMAFMSPITGRTFDAVGGKRLAVTGLVILTLSTLPFLWLTVDTPTSYIVILQVVRTFGISMVLMPVTTSGMNALPDHLIADGTAANNTARQIASSIGSAIMMTLLTNVTTNHQPAKHLLHAAPFQYKHDYLNATLSGYHASFMFSLVFAVIGVALAFFLKDKSRSDDVDLEQMQKDGE; this comes from the coding sequence ATGCTGATTATTGTCTTATTAGTTGGAACATTTTGTACAGTTTTAAATCAGACTTTATTGTCGACGGCATTACCAAAATTAATGTCCACTTTTAATGTTTCTACAGCAACAGTTCAGTGGTTGACCACTGGATTTTTGATGGTGAATGGGATTATGATTCCTTTGTCAGCTTACCTAGCGACAACCATTAATACGAAGTGGCTCTACGTTTCAGCAATGGTTATCTTTTTAATTGGAACCATTGTGGCTTTTCTAGCTCCAAGTTTTGGTGTCTTATTAGCAGCACGTTTGATTCAAGCGGTGGGTGTCGGAATTACGATGCCGTTGTTGCAGACCATTATGTTATCACTGTTTCCTGCCGAATCACGGGGGGCAGCTTTAGGCTTAGTTGGAATCGTCGTAGGATTTGCGCCAGCAATTGGACCGACTTTATCAGGTTGGATTGTTGATAATATGTCTTGGCGTGATTTGTTTGGTTTATTGATTCCAATTGTGTTGATTGTGGTTATTTTGGCGTTAATTTTTATGAAGCCTGTCATTGAAACACATAAACAAAAATTAGATTGGGTATCTTTAGTCTTTTCAACAGTTGGTTTCGGTGCGTTATTGTACGGCTTCTCTGACGCTGGTAATGACGGTTGGGATTCTGCCGGGGTAATTGCTAGCTTAGTTGTAGGTGTCATTGTGGTGATTTTGTTTGTTTGGCGTCAATTAGTTATCGACAAACCATTCTTGGAATTACGTGTCTTTAAGACGCGTGACTTTACGATTGCCGCAATTTTATCTTCAATTGTAACGATTGCTATGTTAGGTGTTTCGACCGTTTTACCTTTATATTTACAAATTGTGCACGGGATGAGCGCCTTAAAATCAGGTTTAATCTTGTTGCCAGCTGCGTTAGTCATGGCCTTTATGAGTCCAATTACCGGTCGAACCTTTGATGCTGTCGGTGGCAAACGCTTGGCTGTCACAGGTTTAGTTATTTTGACTTTGTCAACATTACCATTTCTGTGGTTGACAGTTGATACACCAACAAGTTATATCGTGATTTTGCAGGTTGTGCGGACCTTTGGAATTTCAATGGTTTTGATGCCGGTGACGACGTCTGGAATGAACGCTTTACCAGATCACTTGATTGCAGATGGCACGGCTGCTAATAATACAGCTCGGCAGATTGCTTCGTCCATTGGTTCAGCTATTATGATGACATTGTTGACGAATGTCACAACGAATCATCAGCCCGCTAAGCATTTATTGCATGCGGCACCTTTCCAATATAAACATGATTATCTCAATGCTACTTTATCTGGTTACCATGCATCCTTTATGTTTTCCTTAGTTTTTGCGGTAATTGGGGTAGCTTTAGCTTTCTTCTTAAAAGATAAATCACGTTCTGACGATGTGGATTTAGAGCAAATGCAAAAGGACGGTGAGTAA
- a CDS encoding lipoate--protein ligase, protein MYYFCMPERDIRINLATEQYLMNNKDFDEPLVLFYIQKPCIIVGRNQNTLEELNLDYVKKHQITVTRRVSGGGAVYDDLGNVSFSFVINAQDERFGDFKKMTQPIVEALHRMGATGAAVSGRNDILIDGKKFSGNAMYTKNGKTFSHGTLTYDVNLDVLSQALKVAPDKIASKGIKSIRSRVTNLKPYLAPQYQNLTIDEFRDALLLSLFEAQDLAEIKDKEYHLTPDDQQGIAQLNQELYSNWDWVYGRSPEFTVKKRQHFDMGTIDARLSIEHGKIAQIKFYGDFFGTKDVERLERQLQGTIYDAEHLTQKLQDIDLDQYFTGIKVSDLSQLIAP, encoded by the coding sequence TTGTATTATTTTTGTATGCCTGAACGTGATATTCGGATTAATTTGGCGACAGAACAGTATTTAATGAACAACAAAGATTTTGATGAGCCGCTGGTTTTGTTTTATATTCAAAAACCTTGCATCATCGTCGGACGTAATCAGAATACTTTGGAAGAGCTGAATTTGGATTATGTCAAGAAACATCAGATTACTGTGACGCGACGCGTTTCTGGTGGCGGTGCCGTTTATGATGATTTAGGTAATGTGTCGTTTAGTTTTGTGATCAACGCCCAAGATGAGCGCTTTGGCGATTTTAAGAAAATGACGCAGCCGATTGTGGAAGCACTACACCGAATGGGGGCCACAGGGGCGGCAGTTTCAGGGCGCAATGATATTTTAATTGACGGTAAAAAGTTCTCGGGCAACGCGATGTATACCAAAAATGGTAAAACTTTTTCTCATGGAACTTTGACCTATGATGTGAATTTGGACGTTTTGAGCCAAGCTTTAAAAGTTGCGCCAGATAAAATTGCGTCGAAAGGGATTAAATCAATTCGCAGTCGGGTGACCAATCTTAAACCATATTTAGCGCCGCAATATCAAAATTTAACGATTGATGAATTTCGTGATGCGCTGCTGTTGAGTCTATTTGAAGCTCAGGATTTGGCAGAGATCAAAGATAAGGAATATCACCTGACCCCAGATGATCAACAAGGCATTGCACAACTGAATCAGGAGTTGTATTCGAATTGGGATTGGGTGTATGGTCGTTCGCCAGAATTTACGGTCAAAAAGCGGCAGCATTTTGATATGGGAACAATTGATGCGCGCCTGTCCATCGAACATGGCAAAATTGCCCAAATTAAATTTTATGGTGATTTCTTCGGTACCAAAGATGTTGAAAGGCTGGAACGGCAGTTGCAAGGGACCATTTATGATGCTGAACATTTGACGCAAAAGTTGCAAGATATTGACTTAGATCAATATTTTACTGGGATCAAAGTCTCAGATTTGAGCCAATTGATTGCACCGTGA
- a CDS encoding DUF4811 domain-containing protein, producing the protein MILVILILGALATFISFVYLRKPIIRATATILSLLILGLSLLFLVLNDYNHYGMHQVSESKTTRIYPAKSANGMNLMLYKTVGSNGKETVQVYKTDPNQKKPVHSQVNEETISNNHIKATTKKHGSLKATTTRWRFDSNAAKIWFGVSGMDGKLVKRVNTFYVPNNWLHLSMSQVKQLSKKMKQMKTPAGQAQVKAQAQDYVKQKLAADMKKDPSLATNKVKLTALTKQYGQEFQLQLIKKAVAK; encoded by the coding sequence ATGATTTTAGTAATTTTAATTCTCGGCGCACTTGCCACCTTTATTAGTTTTGTTTATTTGCGCAAACCAATTATTCGCGCTACTGCGACGATTTTGTCGTTATTGATTCTCGGGTTATCCTTACTCTTTTTAGTTTTGAATGATTATAATCATTACGGCATGCATCAAGTTAGTGAAAGTAAAACAACGCGGATTTATCCTGCTAAGTCGGCTAATGGCATGAACTTGATGTTGTACAAAACGGTTGGCAGCAACGGTAAAGAAACAGTGCAAGTTTATAAAACTGATCCTAATCAGAAAAAGCCTGTGCATTCGCAAGTTAATGAAGAAACGATTTCCAATAATCATATTAAAGCTACAACGAAGAAGCATGGTTCGTTGAAAGCAACGACTACACGTTGGCGCTTTGATTCGAATGCGGCCAAGATTTGGTTTGGTGTTTCCGGCATGGATGGTAAGCTCGTTAAACGGGTGAATACGTTCTATGTGCCAAATAATTGGTTGCACTTGTCCATGAGTCAAGTTAAGCAATTATCCAAAAAAATGAAGCAAATGAAGACGCCTGCTGGGCAAGCGCAAGTTAAGGCGCAAGCTCAAGATTATGTGAAACAAAAATTAGCTGCGGATATGAAAAAAGATCCAAGTTTAGCTACTAATAAGGTTAAATTAACAGCTTTGACAAAGCAGTATGGTCAAGAATTTCAATTACAATTAATTAAAAAAGCAGTTGCAAAATAA
- a CDS encoding DUF871 domain-containing protein: MTKRQLGLSIYPDHSNFEADRKYLELGHKYGYSRIFMSMLEVSGSPEQTKAKFRKIIDVGNDLGYQTIIDVAPKIFDDLHISYNDLSFFHELHAAGIRLDQAFDGATEAMLSYNPDGLIVELNMSNNVDYLNNILSYQANEPFIYGCHNFYPQVGTGLPYDFFVKCSQRFKQAGIHTAAFVASQVGNQGPWNVNDGLPTLEEDRRLPIAVQAKHLFASNLIDDVIIGNAYASEAELADLANTNRYQLEFTLDLNDQLNEVEQDILFKPQHFRRGDVNRLVVRSTMPRVTYKAVANQPHDNHETFQRGDVLIGNDDFGIYKNELQIVLEPHQDQRKNKVGRIKPEELFLLDFIKPWTKFKLNH; the protein is encoded by the coding sequence ATGACTAAAAGGCAATTAGGCCTCTCAATTTATCCCGATCATAGTAATTTCGAAGCTGATCGCAAATATTTGGAATTAGGTCACAAATACGGCTACTCGCGGATTTTTATGAGTATGCTGGAAGTCTCTGGTTCACCTGAACAAACCAAAGCCAAGTTTCGAAAAATTATTGATGTTGGTAACGATCTAGGTTATCAAACCATCATTGATGTCGCACCCAAAATTTTTGATGATCTGCATATTTCTTATAACGATTTATCATTTTTCCATGAATTACATGCAGCTGGGATCCGTTTAGATCAAGCATTTGACGGAGCCACCGAAGCGATGCTGTCATATAATCCGGATGGCTTAATCGTGGAATTAAACATGAGTAACAATGTCGATTATTTAAACAATATTTTGAGTTATCAAGCCAATGAACCTTTCATTTACGGCTGTCATAATTTTTATCCGCAAGTTGGGACCGGCTTACCGTATGACTTTTTCGTAAAATGCAGTCAGCGCTTCAAGCAAGCAGGCATTCATACTGCCGCGTTCGTGGCTAGCCAAGTAGGCAATCAAGGTCCATGGAATGTCAATGACGGCTTGCCGACGCTTGAAGAAGACCGGCGGTTACCAATTGCAGTTCAAGCTAAACATTTATTTGCTTCTAATTTAATTGATGACGTCATTATCGGCAATGCTTACGCCAGTGAAGCCGAACTAGCAGATTTGGCAAACACCAATCGATATCAATTAGAGTTTACCTTAGATTTAAATGACCAACTCAACGAGGTAGAACAAGACATTCTCTTTAAACCGCAACATTTCCGCCGCGGTGACGTGAATCGCTTGGTCGTACGGTCTACGATGCCGCGCGTGACTTACAAAGCTGTGGCCAATCAACCGCATGACAACCACGAAACTTTCCAACGTGGTGATGTCTTAATTGGTAATGACGATTTTGGTATCTATAAGAATGAATTACAAATTGTGCTAGAGCCGCATCAAGATCAACGTAAAAATAAAGTTGGTCGCATCAAACCCGAAGAATTATTCTTGTTAGATTTTATTAAACCTTGGACAAAATTCAAATTAAATCATTAA
- the thiT gene encoding energy-coupled thiamine transporter ThiT — translation MKKNSLQSITEGAIIVALAMVLSYIPHSVGISSIEVLYGVVPLFLYSWRRGFKAGVIAGIAWGLLDLILRGLSSGSVLNAWQGILEYPVAFGLLGLAGIWSKAIKTKLDEHLSIGSLVIISSLVALFGKYLIHFFAGVLVWGSYAPKAFNPWTWSLLVNGGSAIVTLVFVIIIMLLLKRVLPKIINWRLK, via the coding sequence ATGAAGAAAAATAGTTTGCAGTCGATTACTGAAGGTGCAATCATTGTTGCTTTAGCGATGGTTTTGTCCTATATTCCGCATAGTGTGGGGATTTCATCCATTGAAGTTTTGTATGGAGTGGTGCCGCTATTTTTATATTCATGGCGCCGTGGTTTCAAAGCTGGCGTTATTGCGGGTATTGCATGGGGTTTATTGGATTTGATTTTGCGGGGACTCAGCAGCGGTTCGGTGTTAAACGCGTGGCAGGGAATTTTGGAATATCCGGTAGCGTTTGGTTTGTTGGGTTTGGCCGGTATTTGGTCCAAAGCGATCAAAACGAAACTGGACGAGCATTTGTCGATTGGCAGTTTGGTGATCATTAGTAGTTTGGTCGCTTTATTTGGCAAATATTTGATTCATTTTTTTGCAGGGGTATTGGTCTGGGGTTCCTACGCGCCCAAGGCGTTTAATCCGTGGACTTGGTCATTATTGGTGAATGGCGGCAGTGCGATTGTCACCTTGGTTTTTGTCATAATTATTATGCTACTTTTGAAACGCGTACTACCCAAAATTATTAATTGGCGCTTAAAATGA
- a CDS encoding DUF475 domain-containing protein, which produces MNFIINLYKPFFDLQNWEKVISSPNDWLLIISLIIMECLLSVDNSIVLAAQAHTLKTKKEQADALFYGIWGAFIFRFLVIGIGTYLIDLWWIKILGALYLVYMAIHFFWEKMSGQHKKVKMFKIKGLSPLWQVIISIEFTDIMFSLDSVLTLIAVSNNPVIILIGSVIGIIAMRGVAEVIMSLMNKIPELEPMAYVLILFIAVKLFLTIPAIDIEIPNTVFTIVMAIAFIATFIVHIIRKKQPKN; this is translated from the coding sequence GTGAATTTCATTATCAATTTATATAAGCCCTTTTTCGATCTACAAAATTGGGAAAAGGTGATTTCTTCACCCAACGATTGGTTGTTGATCATTTCATTGATTATTATGGAATGTCTATTATCCGTGGATAATTCAATCGTTTTAGCGGCCCAAGCTCACACTTTAAAGACCAAAAAAGAACAAGCAGATGCCCTCTTTTATGGTATCTGGGGCGCGTTTATTTTCCGCTTTTTAGTCATTGGCATCGGCACTTATTTGATTGATCTTTGGTGGATCAAGATTCTTGGTGCTTTGTATTTAGTGTACATGGCAATTCACTTTTTCTGGGAAAAAATGTCTGGTCAACACAAAAAAGTGAAAATGTTTAAAATTAAAGGTTTATCACCGTTATGGCAAGTCATCATCTCAATTGAATTTACGGATATCATGTTTTCTTTAGACTCTGTCCTCACCTTAATTGCGGTGTCTAATAATCCCGTCATCATTCTGATTGGTAGTGTCATCGGCATCATTGCAATGCGCGGGGTAGCCGAAGTGATCATGAGTCTGATGAACAAAATTCCCGAATTAGAGCCGATGGCCTATGTCCTCATTTTATTTATCGCAGTGAAATTATTTTTGACCATTCCTGCAATTGATATTGAAATTCCCAACACTGTGTTCACGATCGTGATGGCGATTGCCTTTATTGCCACCTTTATTGTTCATATTATTCGCAAGAAGCAGCCGAAAAATTAG
- a CDS encoding PTS sugar transporter subunit IIB, which translates to MSEKTIMLVCAAGMSTSLLVSKMQKAAEEKGIEAKIFATAAADADAKIETEQPDVLMLGPQVSYMLDDFKGRVNIPVEVINMQDYGMMNGPKVLDEALSLIQ; encoded by the coding sequence ATGAGTGAAAAAACCATTATGTTGGTGTGTGCCGCAGGCATGTCGACCAGTTTATTAGTCAGCAAAATGCAAAAAGCCGCCGAAGAAAAGGGCATTGAGGCCAAAATTTTTGCGACAGCAGCAGCAGATGCGGATGCCAAAATTGAAACGGAGCAACCTGATGTTTTAATGTTAGGACCGCAAGTTAGTTATATGTTGGATGATTTTAAAGGCCGGGTGAACATTCCGGTAGAAGTCATCAATATGCAAGACTACGGTATGATGAACGGTCCCAAAGTATTAGACGAAGCGTTGAGCTTAATTCAATAG
- a CDS encoding MerR family transcriptional regulator produces MTQINNYMQWLHDIIRPDNLYLSIRDTARACQITDTQVRYWIKNGYLKTVKAENGAVKLPYKQIIHARMIKKFLDDGFTLHAAVKKAQDKISLARSLQTMLLDSMQNITVDNDQVIFDFGPLAEDEKRHVYGIEQQGKIHFTVQEP; encoded by the coding sequence ATGACTCAAATCAACAATTACATGCAGTGGCTTCATGATATTATTCGACCAGATAATCTCTATTTGAGTATTCGCGATACGGCTCGTGCCTGTCAAATTACGGATACTCAAGTTCGTTATTGGATCAAAAATGGTTACCTAAAAACGGTGAAAGCCGAAAATGGTGCTGTTAAATTACCGTATAAGCAAATTATCCATGCGCGCATGATTAAAAAATTTCTTGACGACGGATTCACCCTACATGCTGCAGTCAAAAAGGCTCAAGACAAAATTTCTTTGGCCCGTTCGTTACAAACAATGTTATTAGATAGTATGCAAAATATTACCGTTGACAATGATCAAGTGATCTTTGATTTTGGCCCCCTAGCGGAAGATGAAAAACGCCATGTGTACGGCATTGAGCAGCAAGGAAAAATTCATTTTACGGTGCAAGAGCCTTAA
- a CDS encoding Nramp family divalent metal transporter, with protein sequence MVENTKKKHHLIEYANGPSLEEINSTVEVPKGKGFWRTLFAYSGPGALVAVGYMDPGNWSTSITGGQNFQYLLMSIILISSLIAMLLQYMAAKLGIVTQMDLAQAIRARTSKSLGVILWILTELAIMATDIAEVIGAAIALYLLFNIPLVIAVFITVLDVLVLLLLTKIGFRKIEAIVVALILVILVIFVYQVALSDPDWGGVLKGLVPTAQAFSSHPVVNGMSPLQGALGIIGATVMPHNLYLHSSVSQTRKINHDSQDEVANAVKFSAWDSNIQLTFAFFVNALLLITGVAVFKTGAVKDPSFFGLYQALSDTSKLSNGILISVAKTGVLSTLFAVALLASGQNSTITGTLTGQVIMEGFVHMKMPLWLRRLVTRVISVIPVLVCVLMTSGQNKIQQHAALNDLMNNSQVFLAFALPFSMLPLLMFTDSKVEMGERFKNSWWVKILGWISVIGLTFLNLKGLPDSIAAFYGSNITAAQTTQANIIAWVLIILVLALLFWTIIELYKGNKRYEEAQLNNPEE encoded by the coding sequence GTGGTTGAAAATACAAAGAAAAAACACCATTTAATTGAGTATGCCAATGGTCCTTCTTTGGAGGAAATCAACAGTACGGTTGAAGTTCCCAAAGGTAAAGGCTTCTGGCGCACATTATTTGCTTATTCAGGACCTGGCGCGTTAGTAGCCGTTGGTTATATGGATCCGGGCAATTGGTCAACATCAATTACTGGTGGACAGAACTTCCAGTACTTATTAATGTCCATTATCTTAATTTCAAGTTTAATTGCCATGTTGCTCCAATACATGGCAGCTAAACTTGGCATTGTGACACAAATGGACTTGGCACAGGCGATTCGAGCGCGGACGAGTAAATCTTTAGGTGTCATTTTATGGATTCTTACCGAGTTGGCGATCATGGCTACCGATATTGCTGAAGTTATCGGAGCCGCTATTGCATTGTATCTCTTGTTCAACATTCCTTTAGTCATCGCGGTCTTTATTACCGTCCTTGATGTTTTAGTCTTGTTATTGTTAACCAAAATTGGTTTCCGGAAGATTGAAGCAATTGTGGTCGCTTTAATCTTGGTTATCTTGGTAATTTTCGTTTATCAAGTGGCTTTATCTGATCCTGACTGGGGCGGTGTCTTAAAGGGGTTAGTCCCAACAGCGCAAGCTTTCTCCAGTCACCCTGTGGTTAATGGGATGAGTCCATTACAAGGAGCTTTGGGGATTATCGGGGCCACGGTTATGCCGCATAACTTATACTTGCATTCGTCAGTTTCCCAAACGCGGAAAATCAATCACGATAGTCAAGATGAAGTTGCTAACGCAGTTAAGTTCTCTGCTTGGGACTCCAACATTCAGTTAACATTTGCTTTCTTTGTGAATGCATTGTTACTCATCACTGGTGTTGCAGTCTTTAAGACAGGCGCTGTGAAAGATCCTTCATTCTTCGGTTTATATCAAGCTTTATCCGATACTTCTAAATTGAGTAACGGTATTTTAATTTCCGTTGCCAAGACAGGCGTTTTGTCAACGTTATTCGCTGTCGCTTTATTAGCTTCTGGTCAAAACTCCACGATTACCGGGACTTTAACTGGTCAGGTTATCATGGAAGGTTTCGTGCATATGAAGATGCCGCTATGGTTACGGCGCTTGGTTACGCGTGTTATCTCTGTCATCCCGGTTTTGGTTTGTGTATTAATGACTAGCGGTCAAAACAAAATTCAACAGCATGCTGCTTTGAACGATTTAATGAACAATTCTCAAGTTTTCCTAGCTTTCGCTTTACCATTCTCTATGCTGCCATTATTGATGTTTACCGACAGCAAAGTTGAAATGGGCGAACGTTTCAAGAACTCTTGGTGGGTCAAAATCCTCGGTTGGATCTCAGTAATTGGTTTGACTTTCTTGAACTTAAAAGGCTTGCCAGATTCTATTGCCGCCTTTTACGGATCTAACATCACGGCGGCGCAAACCACGCAAGCTAACATTATTGCTTGGGTTTTGATTATCTTAGTGCTAGCCTTATTATTCTGGACAATCATTGAGCTTTACAAAGGTAATAAACGTTATGAAGAAGCTCAGTTGAACAATCCTGAAGAATAA